In Paenibacillus guangzhouensis, a single window of DNA contains:
- the lepB gene encoding signal peptidase I encodes MRIFREAMRWVFSIAVSFILALFICTYIIQPTKVSGHSMEPTLHDTERLFILKWTHTFSMTPDYGDIVVIDSRVERNRSFADEFLDNPFFNFLTQNGEQEIFFIKRVIGKPGDTIDIRDQHVYRNGQLLTEPYIKETMLDMPEQTFIVPKDHVFVMGDNRNHSKDSRDIGFIPLSHVLGKKL; translated from the coding sequence ATGCGTATCTTTCGTGAGGCCATGCGATGGGTATTCTCAATCGCGGTGTCCTTCATCCTTGCCTTATTTATTTGCACCTATATCATTCAACCGACCAAAGTGAGCGGACATTCCATGGAGCCGACCCTGCACGACACAGAACGATTATTTATTCTCAAATGGACACATACCTTCTCGATGACCCCGGATTATGGAGATATCGTTGTTATCGATAGCCGGGTCGAGCGCAATCGTTCGTTCGCTGACGAGTTTCTGGACAATCCCTTCTTTAATTTCCTCACCCAGAACGGCGAACAAGAGATATTCTTCATCAAACGTGTGATCGGCAAGCCTGGCGATACGATTGATATTCGGGACCAACATGTGTATCGCAATGGCCAGCTTCTAACCGAACCATACATTAAAGAGACGATGCTGGATATGCCTGAACAAACCTTCATTGTGCCTAAAGACCACGTCTTTGTGATGGGTGATAATCGCAATCATAGTAAAGACAGCCGGGATATTGGATTTATTCCACTCTCCCATGTACTAGGTAAAAAGTTATAA
- a CDS encoding SET domain-containing protein — protein sequence MIEIKQSKLSNGEFNRGVFATCDIPKGVIFHEAPVIPYPEEEHVHIEQTILADYVFEFGVNHSAVLLGYGSLFNHSYEPNASYDLNFDQLTVDFYAYTDIKAGEEILINYNGDEDCKDPLWFLEDAAKSE from the coding sequence ATGATCGAGATTAAGCAATCCAAACTAAGCAATGGCGAATTCAATCGTGGTGTATTCGCTACTTGTGATATACCCAAGGGTGTTATTTTTCATGAAGCCCCCGTTATTCCATATCCGGAAGAAGAGCATGTGCACATTGAACAGACCATCCTCGCTGATTATGTATTCGAATTTGGTGTGAATCACTCCGCCGTGTTGTTAGGATACGGAAGCCTATTTAATCATTCTTATGAGCCTAACGCCTCGTACGATCTCAACTTTGATCAACTGACGGTTGATTTCTACGCGTATACGGATATTAAGGCAGGAGAAGAAATTCTGATTAATTATAATGGTGATGAAGATTGTAAAGATCCGTTGTGGTTCTTGGAGGACGCTGCGAAGTCTGAATAG
- a CDS encoding ABC transporter ATP-binding protein, which yields MVQKKGFARLLDIADEKRGLLIVSCVLSGISALSMLIPYVSVYYILQELLLHAADLSSADWVVMIQWGVIALIGMLVSLITMYAGGMASHIAAFRILYGLRVKLSSHIGKLPLGWLNNSSTGAVKKTLEQNVEKIEGFIAHQLPDLVSVIVTTVTMIGVMFYLDLWLAIACMVPIALGIFVQFKMMTALGGQENVKKYYDSLEQLNASAVQYVRGMPAIKVFGQTVRSFRKFYNDMLNYQEYCVKFTDQMQNGYLGFKILLSSFAAFILPVGVLIFSQDPGDIAFASVLLFFLIMAPGVSAPMFKIMFLTSLLRDIHEGVDRMDRILMKQAVVEPIQPKKPESYDVLFDNVSFAYGPESSCEKVISGVTLLASQGEVTALVGPSGAGKSTLANLVPRFWDVTEGAIRIGGVDIRDMSTEELMNTVGFVFQETFLFFDTVYNNIAVGCPHATHEDVIAAAKAAQCHEFIQQLPNGYDTRIGEGGVYLSGGEEQRVAVARAILKNAPILVLDEATAFADPENEYEIQRALKELTKGKTVIIIAHRLSTIQDAEQIVVLDQGRIVAKGIHDELIAEAGLYARMWRAYTDSTHWQLENERGGSITDEHVASFYGR from the coding sequence ATGGTGCAGAAGAAGGGTTTTGCCCGCTTGCTTGACATTGCCGACGAAAAGCGGGGTCTGCTTATTGTCTCATGTGTGTTATCAGGCATTAGTGCATTATCCATGCTGATCCCATATGTATCGGTCTACTATATTCTACAAGAACTGCTCTTGCATGCCGCAGATTTGTCATCTGCGGATTGGGTGGTGATGATACAGTGGGGGGTTATTGCGCTAATCGGGATGCTCGTAAGCCTTATCACGATGTATGCCGGAGGCATGGCTTCGCATATTGCGGCATTTCGCATCTTATATGGACTTCGTGTGAAGCTATCCTCGCATATTGGCAAGCTTCCACTCGGTTGGTTGAACAATTCGTCCACTGGGGCGGTCAAGAAGACGCTAGAACAGAATGTAGAGAAGATTGAAGGATTTATTGCGCATCAATTGCCCGATTTGGTAAGTGTCATTGTCACGACGGTCACGATGATTGGCGTTATGTTCTATCTTGATTTGTGGCTGGCTATCGCGTGTATGGTCCCGATTGCGCTGGGAATTTTCGTGCAATTTAAGATGATGACGGCCCTCGGGGGACAAGAAAATGTAAAGAAATATTACGATTCCCTCGAGCAATTGAATGCATCAGCGGTGCAGTATGTACGGGGAATGCCTGCGATTAAAGTATTCGGTCAGACCGTTCGTTCCTTCCGTAAGTTCTATAACGATATGTTGAATTATCAAGAATACTGCGTCAAATTCACTGACCAGATGCAGAATGGTTATTTGGGCTTCAAAATACTACTCAGTTCCTTTGCTGCATTCATCTTACCGGTGGGCGTATTGATATTTAGTCAGGATCCAGGCGATATCGCATTTGCTTCGGTTTTATTATTTTTCTTAATTATGGCGCCCGGGGTGTCTGCTCCGATGTTCAAGATCATGTTCTTAACCTCCCTGCTTCGCGATATTCATGAGGGGGTTGATCGAATGGATCGGATCCTGATGAAACAAGCCGTCGTTGAACCTATACAGCCGAAGAAACCCGAGTCCTATGATGTTTTATTTGACAATGTTTCATTCGCTTATGGTCCAGAGTCCTCGTGTGAGAAGGTCATTTCGGGGGTAACGTTATTGGCATCCCAAGGTGAAGTCACAGCTTTAGTTGGACCATCAGGAGCTGGGAAATCGACGCTTGCGAATCTGGTACCGCGTTTCTGGGATGTAACGGAAGGCGCTATTCGCATTGGTGGTGTGGATATTAGGGACATGTCGACGGAAGAATTGATGAACACGGTCGGCTTTGTCTTCCAAGAAACCTTCTTATTCTTCGATACGGTCTACAACAACATAGCTGTTGGTTGCCCTCACGCAACGCATGAGGATGTGATCGCTGCAGCCAAGGCCGCACAATGCCACGAGTTTATTCAACAGCTACCGAATGGATACGATACACGAATTGGAGAAGGCGGGGTATATCTATCCGGTGGAGAGGAGCAGCGTGTTGCGGTTGCAAGGGCCATCCTCAAAAATGCTCCGATCCTCGTCTTAGACGAAGCAACGGCATTTGCGGATCCAGAGAACGAATATGAAATCCAGCGCGCATTAAAAGAATTAACGAAAGGGAAGACGGTGATTATCATTGCACATCGGTTGTCTACGATTCAGGATGCAGAGCAGATTGTCGTATTGGATCAAGGTCGTATTGTGGCAAAGGGAATACACGATGAACTGATCGCAGAGGCCGGCCTGTATGCAAGGATGTGGCGTGCTTATACGGATTCAACGCATTGGCAGCTCGAAAATGAGAGAGGAGGATCAATAACCGATGAACATGTTGCATCATTTTACGGCAGGTAA
- a CDS encoding helix-turn-helix domain-containing protein, translated as MTMGERLKQLRLQRKISQEEVARTIGITRSAYSHYEINNRQPVYETLIKLSTFYEVSLDYIVGGDTFTPAPASKDTHEMIRMLDTMDHVKRKNTINLLMDVLKKNNNVM; from the coding sequence ATGACAATGGGTGAACGTCTCAAACAACTACGATTGCAACGGAAAATTTCGCAAGAAGAAGTCGCACGCACCATCGGAATCACTCGCTCTGCCTACAGCCACTATGAGATTAACAATCGCCAACCTGTCTATGAGACGCTTATCAAACTATCAACTTTCTACGAGGTGTCCCTTGATTATATCGTCGGTGGAGATACCTTCACCCCGGCCCCAGCTTCCAAAGATACACATGAGATGATTCGTATGCTAGATACGATGGATCATGTGAAACGCAAGAACACCATTAATCTCTTGATGGATGTCCTGAAGAAGAATAACAACGTCATGTAA
- a CDS encoding YwaF family protein, which yields MTWISMISLSVQAQPRFQMYHPSHLIWILILLALTIILWLTRHVIQKSPSIRLRIRWVLISAMIIPQLILYGIYTIQATWDPRVHLPLELCSITLYLSCIMLITRSYFLYQIMVFAGIGGAMQAILTPNLLEPYPDFIYFHFFVCHLAIVLASLYMTWGENYRPRLRSIGITMIFLNVLAILVGTANWLLDANYMFLAYKPTTPSILDFLGPYPYYLLAEEIVALFIFFVIYVLLGQKRKSNNDTQWRRDNE from the coding sequence ATGACATGGATTTCGATGATCTCCCTCTCGGTTCAAGCCCAACCTCGCTTTCAAATGTATCATCCGTCTCATCTGATCTGGATTCTAATCTTGTTGGCGCTGACGATCATCCTATGGCTCACGAGGCACGTCATTCAGAAGAGTCCGTCTATCCGCCTTCGAATACGTTGGGTATTGATCAGCGCAATGATCATCCCACAGCTTATCTTGTATGGCATTTACACCATCCAAGCGACTTGGGATCCGAGAGTTCATCTCCCGCTTGAATTGTGCAGCATCACGCTGTACCTTTCCTGCATCATGCTCATAACACGGAGTTATTTTCTCTATCAGATCATGGTCTTCGCAGGGATTGGCGGAGCGATGCAAGCCATCCTTACACCCAATTTACTGGAACCCTACCCGGATTTCATTTATTTTCACTTCTTTGTCTGCCATCTAGCCATTGTCCTTGCTTCATTATATATGACCTGGGGCGAGAATTATCGGCCTCGTCTCCGTTCGATTGGGATTACGATGATCTTCTTGAATGTTCTCGCAATCCTCGTCGGTACGGCGAACTGGCTCCTGGATGCGAACTATATGTTCTTAGCCTATAAACCCACTACTCCATCCATACTTGATTTCCTCGGACCCTATCCTTATTATCTATTGGCAGAAGAAATCGTCGCTTTATTTATCTTCTTCGTGATCTATGTGTTGCTCGGTCAGAAGCGTAAATCTAACAATGACACTCAGTGGCGTAGGGACAACGAATGA
- a CDS encoding DeoR/GlpR family DNA-binding transcription regulator has translation MVNEGAGMFAEERREKILALLHQQKRVLAKELAETFQVSIDSIRRDLSMMEEQGLLQKTHGGAIPAMKVRQSPPPPEQRYGVGSPEAHAVAKLAVSYIRDKDTIFIGSGSTAYALLKHLPDHMPLTIVTNCMRVADELRGREWIDTYFVGGLVKASGNITDVLAIEFIRQFKFDMSFITGGGISDEGIFVATPEVAAFARAVSSISRRCIGIATHHAVGQDGFAKAGQIEDLDVLITDDQADQEVIERIRLLGVKVITAQGIESEGLEFTVEFQDLNGVVYYENVWAASAADAQTQIQFRRSDVRVRAVTQIMKEGQ, from the coding sequence ATGGTTAATGAAGGTGCTGGGATGTTCGCTGAGGAACGGCGCGAGAAAATTCTTGCGTTATTGCATCAACAGAAGCGGGTTCTTGCGAAAGAATTGGCTGAGACGTTTCAAGTATCGATTGACTCGATTCGGCGAGATCTGTCAATGATGGAAGAGCAAGGGCTGCTGCAGAAGACCCATGGCGGTGCCATACCCGCAATGAAGGTTCGTCAATCGCCCCCACCGCCTGAACAACGATATGGTGTAGGTTCGCCTGAAGCCCATGCGGTCGCCAAGTTAGCTGTGTCGTATATTCGCGACAAAGATACGATATTTATCGGGAGCGGGTCTACTGCCTATGCGCTGCTGAAGCATCTGCCTGATCACATGCCTCTTACGATTGTGACGAATTGCATGCGTGTCGCTGATGAGCTGCGTGGTCGGGAGTGGATCGATACGTATTTTGTTGGGGGACTGGTCAAAGCTTCAGGCAATATTACGGATGTGCTCGCCATTGAATTTATTCGGCAGTTCAAATTCGATATGAGCTTCATAACCGGTGGAGGGATATCCGATGAAGGGATTTTCGTAGCTACACCGGAAGTTGCTGCGTTTGCGCGAGCGGTATCCTCAATATCTCGAAGATGCATTGGGATCGCGACGCATCATGCGGTAGGTCAAGATGGATTTGCGAAGGCGGGTCAGATTGAGGATCTGGACGTCCTCATCACAGATGATCAAGCGGATCAAGAAGTGATTGAACGAATTCGGCTGCTAGGGGTGAAGGTCATTACTGCTCAAGGCATAGAGAGTGAGGGATTAGAATTTACCGTAGAATTCCAGGATCTTAACGGTGTCGTTTACTATGAGAATGTATGGGCTGCAAGTGCGGCTGATGCGCAAACGCAGATTCAATTCAGACGTTCGGATGTTCGTGTTCGTGCGGTGACGCAGATCATGAAGGAAGGCCAATAG
- a CDS encoding flavodoxin produces the protein MKNVLMVFASMTGNTEEMADAVKEGLEFGKANITIKEVFDASASDLESYDGIVLGAYTWGDGELPDEFLDFYEEMDEVDLSGKKAVVFGSADSSYPQFGAAVDILIAKLQERGCTVVAEGLKVEFSPSAEEKEQCRELGRRLLGLD, from the coding sequence ATGAAGAATGTGTTGATGGTATTTGCGAGTATGACGGGCAATACAGAAGAAATGGCGGATGCCGTAAAAGAGGGATTAGAGTTCGGAAAGGCCAACATTACGATCAAAGAAGTATTCGACGCAAGTGCATCCGATCTGGAGTCATATGACGGTATTGTGCTCGGTGCATATACATGGGGTGATGGAGAACTGCCGGATGAGTTTCTGGATTTCTACGAAGAGATGGATGAAGTTGATCTCAGCGGCAAAAAAGCGGTTGTATTCGGTTCCGCAGATTCGAGTTATCCGCAATTCGGCGCAGCAGTCGATATTTTGATCGCGAAGCTGCAGGAACGCGGCTGTACGGTCGTAGCTGAGGGGTTAAAAGTAGAATTCAGTCCTTCAGCAGAAGAAAAAGAGCAATGCAGGGAGCTTGGTCGACGATTGCTCGGCTTGGATTAA
- a CDS encoding sensor histidine kinase gives MIRRYIGLIAILLVIFLMGLTSCSAKPTTPFPVAEAGILDLRGWDFDQQGTVMMKGEWEFVWHQLMEPGDFKDETQQDFIQVPGSWKFKGKDVSPQGYATYRLKILHHPMDQTLAIRIPNILTSYRMWLNGKEVASVGTVGTSIAEAIPEQMPKVVFMFGDRDLDELVIQVSNFHHRRGGIWKEFEYGVSEQVVHHQYIVTSRDMLILGIILMMGVYHFWLYFLRRQERAALYFGLVCVFIGVRMFTGECFLVQWFPWIPWEASLQLEYICLAIAPVCGMYYVSSMFPREAYPRINRVLLVVAGVLTLFVLLTKPIVFSKYIVVFQACLGFIAVVAVIIMIRAVRHRRPNAVLALGGVVIFAASTINDVFYYNEIWYTGDITHYGLLLFVIMQSMIVSKRVSQMMDELENVTSELRELNNNLETRIEGRTVELLQMNASLEQSNLELERMEDARRRLLTNISHDLRTPMTLIQGYLEALHDDIIVDPEERKKYMQLMLRKMTGLNHLISDVFELSKLESGQVPIHIKEMSALEFMDQVEQTYAFEVENRGLHFYSERQFEHVERIRGLSIQVDLERMFQVFNNLVYNAVKFTPIGGEIRMHFSYLEEEQKFCIQCMDTGIGVSKEDTVKIFERFYKNDYSRNSRGGGSGIGLSIAKEIIESHHGAIWVQSELGQGCHFYITLPATMRRRIT, from the coding sequence TTGATCAGACGTTACATAGGACTTATTGCCATACTCCTGGTTATTTTTCTCATGGGCTTAACCAGCTGCAGTGCGAAGCCGACAACACCATTCCCAGTGGCTGAAGCGGGGATACTGGATCTACGGGGCTGGGACTTCGACCAACAGGGCACAGTCATGATGAAAGGGGAATGGGAATTCGTATGGCATCAGCTGATGGAACCGGGGGACTTCAAGGATGAGACGCAGCAGGATTTCATCCAGGTGCCAGGTTCTTGGAAGTTTAAGGGGAAAGATGTATCACCGCAAGGCTATGCGACATATCGGTTGAAAATTTTGCATCATCCGATGGATCAGACGCTTGCAATTCGGATTCCGAATATTTTGACATCGTATCGGATGTGGTTGAACGGGAAGGAGGTTGCTTCTGTTGGCACCGTAGGGACATCCATAGCAGAAGCCATCCCGGAGCAAATGCCGAAGGTCGTATTTATGTTTGGTGATCGCGATCTAGATGAGCTCGTGATTCAAGTTTCGAACTTTCATCACCGCCGTGGCGGGATCTGGAAGGAATTTGAATATGGGGTCAGCGAACAAGTCGTACATCATCAATACATCGTCACGTCGCGTGACATGCTCATTTTAGGCATTATTCTTATGATGGGCGTATACCATTTCTGGTTGTACTTTTTACGTCGTCAAGAACGAGCGGCTCTCTACTTTGGACTCGTCTGTGTCTTCATTGGCGTTCGGATGTTTACTGGAGAGTGTTTCCTCGTACAATGGTTCCCTTGGATACCGTGGGAAGCGTCCCTTCAATTGGAATATATCTGTCTTGCGATAGCTCCCGTATGCGGGATGTATTATGTTAGCAGCATGTTCCCACGCGAAGCCTATCCTCGCATAAATAGAGTATTACTCGTGGTCGCTGGCGTATTAACATTGTTCGTGCTGTTGACGAAACCGATTGTATTCTCGAAATATATAGTCGTCTTCCAAGCTTGCCTGGGATTCATCGCCGTCGTAGCGGTGATCATCATGATTCGTGCGGTCCGGCACCGTCGCCCTAATGCCGTGCTAGCGCTTGGCGGCGTGGTGATTTTTGCGGCTTCGACCATTAATGATGTGTTCTATTACAATGAAATTTGGTACACCGGCGATATTACACATTACGGGCTGCTCTTATTCGTGATCATGCAGAGTATGATTGTCTCGAAACGCGTATCGCAGATGATGGACGAGTTAGAAAATGTGACGAGCGAACTACGAGAATTGAATAATAATCTAGAGACGCGGATTGAGGGTCGAACCGTGGAATTACTGCAGATGAATGCGAGTCTAGAACAGTCAAATTTGGAGTTAGAACGGATGGAGGATGCCCGGCGGAGATTGCTTACGAATATATCCCATGACCTGCGTACGCCGATGACACTGATCCAAGGGTACCTTGAAGCACTGCATGACGATATCATTGTAGATCCTGAAGAGCGGAAGAAATATATGCAGCTGATGCTGCGCAAAATGACGGGACTAAATCATCTCATCTCTGATGTGTTCGAATTATCCAAGCTAGAATCTGGGCAAGTTCCGATTCATATCAAAGAAATGTCCGCGTTAGAATTCATGGATCAGGTGGAACAAACCTATGCATTTGAGGTTGAGAACCGGGGATTGCATTTCTATAGTGAGAGGCAGTTCGAGCATGTTGAGCGGATTCGCGGTTTATCAATTCAGGTGGATCTGGAGCGAATGTTCCAGGTATTTAACAACTTAGTGTATAATGCTGTGAAATTTACACCGATCGGTGGCGAGATTCGCATGCATTTCAGTTATCTCGAAGAAGAGCAGAAGTTCTGTATACAATGTATGGATACCGGGATCGGTGTGTCGAAGGAAGATACGGTCAAAATTTTCGAACGATTCTATAAGAATGATTATTCTCGTAATTCGAGAGGCGGGGGAAGCGGGATTGGATTATCTATTGCCAAAGAAATCATAGAGTCCCATCATGGTGCAATTTGGGTGCAGAGTGAACTGGGACAAGGTTGTCATTTCTACATTACATTGCCAGCAACGATGCGTAGGCGAATTACATGA